In Musa acuminata AAA Group cultivar baxijiao chromosome BXJ2-8, Cavendish_Baxijiao_AAA, whole genome shotgun sequence, one genomic interval encodes:
- the LOC103994826 gene encoding abscisic stress-ripening protein 5, which produces MAEEKHHHHHFFHHHKNEEDEKPAEEVYSHTAYTSGGGVYAADDAYTGGEYSTGYGQTAGGAYADDADSAGSGYTTGYSQTAEEAVVTESSTDEYDKYKKEEKQHKHKEHVGEMGALAAGAFALYEKHEANKDPEHAQRHKIEEEIAAAVAVGGGGYAFHEHHEKKEAKEETKEAHEKKHHHFF; this is translated from the exons ATGGCCGAGGAgaagcaccaccaccaccacttctTTCACCACCACAAGAACGAGGAGGATGAGAAGCCCGCCGAGGAGGTCTACTCTCACACCGCCTACACCAGCGGCGGCGGCGTTTACGCTGCTGATGATGCTTACACCGGCGGCGAGTACTCGACTGGCTACGGGCAGACCGCCGGTGGAGCTTATGCCGACGATGCAGATTCTGCTGGCAGCGGATATACCACTGGTTACTCCCAGACAGCCGAGGAAGCGGTGGTGACGGAGTCGTCCACCGACGAGTACGACAAGTATAAGAAGGAGGAGAAGCAGCACAAGCACAAGGAGCACGTCGGCGAGATGGGCGCCCTCGCCGCCGGTGCCTTCGCATTG TACGAGAAGCACGAGGCGAACAAGGACCCGGAGCACGCGCAAAGGCACAAGATAGAGGAGGAGATCGCTGCCGCGGTTGCAGTGGGCGGCGGAGGGTACGCCTTTCACGAGCACCACGAGAAGAAGGAAGCCAAGGAAGAGACCAAAGAGGCTCACGAGAAAAAGCACCATCATTTCTTCTAA